A genomic region of Candidatus Aquicultor sp. contains the following coding sequences:
- a CDS encoding heavy metal translocating P-type ATPase, with product MQRKVAGLEGVSSAEVTFETGKLTVSFSDEVISPTDIINAVGAGGYTAELEGVRKISEPKRSFWLTDKRAITVLMAAIPLALGALLQLFTGLFGISIVLLVAATAIAGYKPAHSAVSSLRSFVFDMNVLMTVAVIGAFFLGQWLEAATVMFLYAVGTMLEAFTMDKTRHAIHRLLEIAPSEATVKVGDATRVVPTDMVQVGDIVVVKPGERIPIDGTVMLGRSSVNQSTVTGESLPVVKDVGDPVFAGTLNNEGYLEIASTRRSSDSTLSHIIRLIEDAQTKKAPAQQFINRFSIYYTPVVIGIAIAVAVIPPLFGQPFSTWFYRSLVLLVISCPCALVISTPVSIASAIGAASRNGVLIKGGAYLETAATVSAIVFDKTGTLTSGHLSVTDVVSLNSYSEDELIAVIAAIEARSGHPLADAVVEYARDRDITYTEPQSFESMPGRGLKAQLDSTSYYIGNPRLFSELSITDPAATPLVSAMQHEGKTVFMLGTEDCLLGIMAVADKLRHDARLAVHKLHDAGVKHIVMLTGDNTETAKEIAAQAGISEFRAELLPEDKVNALETISKQYGRVVMVGDGVNDAPAISRADVGIAMGAIGSDVALETADIALMGDELINIPYVIRLSRRALRIIKQNVFASVAVKLAFIVLAVAGMATLWMAVFADTGISILVILNGMRLFSRKI from the coding sequence CTGCAACGCAAAGTTGCAGGGCTCGAAGGCGTGTCCTCGGCCGAAGTTACATTTGAAACCGGCAAACTCACCGTATCGTTTAGTGATGAAGTTATTTCTCCAACAGATATAATAAACGCCGTAGGGGCCGGCGGTTATACGGCGGAACTTGAGGGTGTTAGAAAAATATCCGAACCGAAAAGGTCGTTCTGGCTTACGGATAAACGCGCGATCACTGTTTTAATGGCGGCGATTCCGCTCGCGCTAGGTGCGCTCCTACAGCTATTTACCGGCCTCTTTGGCATTAGTATAGTTCTTCTTGTTGCGGCAACAGCTATAGCGGGCTACAAGCCCGCACACAGCGCTGTTTCTTCTCTCCGGTCCTTTGTATTCGATATGAACGTATTAATGACGGTCGCCGTAATTGGCGCGTTTTTCCTCGGTCAGTGGCTCGAAGCAGCAACGGTTATGTTCCTCTACGCCGTCGGCACCATGCTCGAGGCGTTCACGATGGATAAAACCCGTCATGCGATTCACCGGTTGCTTGAAATCGCCCCAAGCGAGGCAACGGTCAAGGTCGGCGACGCCACGCGCGTTGTGCCTACGGACATGGTGCAGGTCGGCGACATCGTTGTTGTTAAACCGGGCGAACGCATCCCTATAGACGGTACTGTTATGCTCGGGCGTTCATCGGTGAATCAGTCTACGGTCACGGGGGAGTCGCTTCCCGTCGTAAAAGATGTAGGCGACCCTGTGTTTGCCGGCACGCTCAATAATGAAGGATACCTTGAAATAGCCTCGACGCGGCGCTCAAGTGATTCGACGCTTTCCCATATCATCCGACTGATCGAAGATGCCCAAACGAAAAAAGCACCGGCCCAGCAATTCATTAACCGGTTTTCGATATACTACACGCCGGTCGTGATCGGTATTGCCATCGCCGTCGCGGTTATTCCCCCGCTCTTCGGACAGCCGTTTTCGACGTGGTTCTATCGTTCGCTCGTCTTGCTGGTTATATCGTGCCCGTGCGCACTGGTTATCTCGACGCCCGTTTCAATCGCATCTGCAATCGGGGCCGCGTCGCGCAACGGTGTGCTCATTAAAGGTGGCGCATACCTTGAAACCGCCGCGACCGTGTCGGCGATAGTTTTCGATAAAACCGGCACGCTCACTTCCGGGCACCTAAGCGTTACCGATGTGGTTTCGCTAAACAGCTATAGCGAGGACGAGCTTATCGCTGTTATCGCCGCAATCGAGGCACGCTCCGGCCACCCGCTTGCCGATGCAGTTGTTGAATATGCTCGCGATCGCGACATTACATACACCGAACCGCAAAGCTTTGAGTCTATGCCCGGCCGAGGCCTCAAGGCCCAGCTCGATTCAACCTCGTACTATATTGGAAACCCCCGGCTGTTCAGCGAACTTAGTATTACCGACCCGGCTGCGACCCCGCTCGTTTCGGCGATGCAGCATGAAGGAAAAACGGTGTTCATGTTGGGCACCGAGGATTGCCTGCTCGGTATCATGGCGGTTGCCGATAAGCTGAGACACGATGCCCGTCTTGCGGTTCACAAGCTTCACGATGCCGGCGTAAAGCATATCGTTATGCTGACCGGCGACAACACCGAAACAGCGAAGGAAATTGCAGCACAAGCAGGCATATCGGAGTTTCGCGCAGAGTTGCTGCCCGAGGATAAGGTAAATGCACTGGAGACCATCTCGAAGCAATACGGCCGGGTTGTTATGGTCGGCGACGGTGTTAACGACGCACCTGCGATCTCGCGGGCCGACGTGGGCATCGCGATGGGTGCGATTGGCTCGGACGTGGCGCTTGAGACCGCTGATATCGCCCTTATGGGTGATGAGCTTATTAATATACCGTAT
- a CDS encoding heavy metal-associated domain-containing protein has protein sequence MDTKSIKSGNIIEETVPICGLDCPDCALKVEKAIGKMPGVRAASVNFTASNLHVEYDASRNSREAIFSKVEDFGYEVGAPENIRTSVFRLRGLD, from the coding sequence ATGGACACGAAGAGCATTAAATCAGGAAACATAATTGAAGAAACCGTCCCGATATGCGGGCTGGATTGCCCTGATTGCGCGCTTAAAGTTGAAAAAGCGATTGGGAAAATGCCGGGCGTAAGAGCCGCATCCGTCAACTTTACCGCGTCTAACCTACACGTAGAATACGATGCCAGCAGAAACTCGCGTGAGGCAATCTTCTCTAAAGTCGAGGATTTCGGCTATGAAGTGGGCGCCCCTGAGAATATTCGTACTTCCGTATTTCGGCTTCGAGGGCTCGACTGA
- a CDS encoding metalloregulator ArsR/SmtB family transcription factor, producing MAFDDLCAESVIDVRKVERIKSSLIGDRPIDRLADTFKVLSDPTRVKIVFSLLQGELCVCEIAEVVGASQSAVSHQLRKLKDARLVKRRKASKMVYYSLDDAHIIRLLTECMHHVQEEFHEPASMPILENLT from the coding sequence ATGGCGTTTGATGACCTTTGTGCCGAATCAGTTATCGATGTGCGGAAAGTAGAGCGTATTAAGAGTTCGCTTATAGGTGACCGGCCGATAGATAGGCTGGCGGATACATTTAAGGTTCTCTCCGACCCGACACGCGTTAAGATCGTGTTTTCGCTTCTACAAGGCGAACTATGCGTCTGTGAAATCGCCGAAGTTGTCGGTGCCAGCCAATCGGCCGTCTCTCACCAGCTTCGCAAACTCAAAGATGCGCGGCTCGTTAAACGCAGAAAAGCATCCAAGATGGTGTATTACTCTCTCGACGATGCTCATATTATCCGGCTGCTTACCGAATGCATGCACCACGTCCAGGAAGAGTTTCACGAGCCCGCATCAATGCCGATCCTTGAAAACCTTACGTGA
- a CDS encoding cysteine desulfurase family protein: MDLIKPIYADYNATTPVDPAVSAEMIPCLTEIFGNPSSNHYYGRLAKEAVDRARRQVADSIGCTPREIIFTSGGTESNNMAIVGSAFANRHHGNHIITDVVEHPAVLQPCKYLERQGFRVTYLPVDSYGMVSVDDVKNAITDDTILITIMHANNEVGTIEPIAEVGELAKELGVNFHTDAAQSLGKIPVNVDDLAVDLLTIAGHKVYAPKGIGALYIREGTEIHPIIRGASQEFGLRAGTEAVASMVALGKAVQIATESLEMVFSTVRQLRERLYELIIMDAPAVRFNGHPTEHLPNTLNIAFPGVTGPDLLGQTPEVAASPGSACHAASCEPSPVLKAMGVEEAFAIGSIRLSLGRWSREDEIDEIAELLTARYERMLAGHVHTV; this comes from the coding sequence ATGGATCTAATCAAGCCTATTTATGCGGATTATAATGCGACAACACCAGTAGACCCTGCGGTCTCCGCCGAGATGATACCGTGTTTGACTGAGATATTCGGTAATCCCTCGAGCAACCATTACTACGGCCGCTTGGCTAAGGAAGCCGTTGACCGTGCACGGCGGCAAGTTGCCGACTCTATCGGATGTACCCCCCGCGAAATCATCTTTACAAGCGGCGGCACGGAATCGAACAATATGGCGATTGTCGGCTCTGCTTTTGCGAACCGGCACCATGGCAACCACATCATCACCGATGTCGTCGAGCATCCGGCGGTCTTGCAGCCGTGTAAATACTTGGAGCGGCAGGGCTTTCGGGTTACATATCTGCCGGTCGACAGCTACGGAATGGTTTCAGTCGACGATGTAAAGAACGCCATTACCGATGACACCATCCTCATTACAATCATGCATGCAAACAACGAGGTGGGCACGATCGAGCCTATCGCTGAAGTCGGAGAGCTGGCAAAAGAGCTAGGTGTCAACTTCCACACCGACGCGGCGCAGAGTCTCGGCAAGATACCGGTCAATGTGGACGACCTGGCGGTTGATCTGCTCACCATCGCCGGACATAAAGTATATGCGCCTAAAGGAATCGGGGCACTCTACATACGCGAAGGTACCGAAATCCACCCGATCATCCGGGGTGCGTCGCAAGAGTTCGGTCTGCGCGCCGGCACTGAGGCCGTTGCGTCAATGGTAGCGCTTGGGAAAGCCGTCCAGATTGCCACAGAATCGCTCGAGATGGTTTTCTCTACCGTACGGCAGCTTAGAGAGCGGTTGTATGAGTTGATTATTATGGATGCACCGGCCGTTCGCTTTAACGGCCACCCGACAGAACACCTTCCGAATACGCTTAACATTGCATTTCCGGGCGTCACCGGTCCTGATTTACTGGGGCAAACTCCCGAGGTTGCCGCGTCCCCTGGCTCCGCATGCCACGCCGCGTCGTGCGAACCATCGCCGGTGCTTAAAGCTATGGGTGTTGAAGAGGCTTTTGCTATCGGTTCAATTCGTTTGAGTCTCGGAAGATGGTCCCGCGAAGATGAAATCGATGAAATTGCCGAACTGCTGACCGCGCGTTACGAGCGAATGCTAGCCGGTCACGTTCATACAGTGTAG